One window from the genome of Macaca fascicularis isolate 582-1 chromosome 7, T2T-MFA8v1.1 encodes:
- the PAX9 gene encoding paired box protein Pax-9 isoform X2: MEPAFGEVNQLGGVFVNGRPLPNAIRLRIVELAQLGIRPCDISRQLRVSHGCVSKILARYNETGSILPGAIGGSKPRVTTPTVVKHIRTYKQRDPGIFAWEIRDRLLADGVCDKYNVPSVSSISRILRNKIGNLAQQGHYDSYKQHQPTPQPALPYNHIYSYPSPITAAAAKVPTPPGVPAIPGSVAMPRTWPSSHSVTDILGIRSITDQVSDSSPYHSPKVEEWSSLGRNNFPATAPHAVNGLEKGVLEQEAKYGQAPNGLPAVGSFVSASSMAPYPTPAQVSPYMTYSAAPSGYVAGHGWQHAGSTPLSPHNCDIPASLAFKGMQAAREGSHSVTASAL, translated from the exons ATGG AGCCAGCCTTCGGGGAGGTGAACCAGCTGGGAGGAGTGTTCGTGAACGGGAGGCCGCTGCCCAACGCCATCCGGCTTCGCATCGTGGAACTGGCCCAACTGGGCATCCGACCGTGTGACATCAGCCGGCAGCTACGGGTCTCGCACGGCTGCGTCAGCAAGATCCTGGCGCGATACAACGAGACGGGCTCGATCTTGCCTGGAGCCATCGGGGGCAGCAAGCCCCGGGTCACTACCCCCACCGTGGTGAAACACATCCGGACCTACAAGCAGAGGGACCCCGGCATCTTCGCCTGGGAGATCCGGGACCGCCTGCTGGCGGACGGTGTGTGCGACAAGTACAACGTGCCCTCCGTGAGCTCCATCAGCCGTATTCTGCGCAACAAGATCGGCAACTTGGCCCAGCAGGGTCATTACGACTCATACAAGCAGCACCAGCCGACGCCGCAGCCAGCGCTGCCCTACAACCACATCTACTCGTACCCCAGCCCTATCACGGCGGCGGCCGCCAAGGTGCCCACGCCACCCGGGGTGCCTGCCATCCCCGGTTCGGTGGCCATGCCGCGCACCTGGCCCTCCTCGCACTCCGTCACAGACATCCTGGGCATCCGCTCCATCACCGACCAAG TGAGCGACAGCTCCCCCTACCACAGCCCCAAGGTGGAGGAGTGGAGCAGCCTGGGCCGCAACAACTTCCCCGCCACCGCCCCGCACGCGGTGAACGGGTTGGAAAAGGGAGTCCTGGAGCAGGAAGCCAAGTACGGTCAG GCGCCAAATGGTCTCCCAGCTGTGGGCAGTTTTGTGTCAGCATCCAGCATGGCTCCTTACCCTACCCCGGCCCAAGTGTCGCCTTACATGACCTACAGCGCTGCTCCTTCTGGTTATGTTGCTGGACATGGGTGGCAACATGCTGGCAGCACCCCATTGTCACCCCACAACTGTGACATTCCCGCATCGCTGGCGTTCAAGGGAATGCAGGCAGCCAGAGAAGGTAGTCATTCTGTCACGGCTTCCGCACTCTGA
- the LOC135971715 gene encoding uncharacterized protein: MRASGDCQEMICVTCRFYLTSVHARWRERRCEKVGRPEKPGRCGEPKQQVGATVKVREVPPTANFLRWPPELWLYGGNIQLPLVPTNSFSCHTSPQFSYRFNAISPFPPAGLGCDHVALAAADPLGAPGVATHWAEGLSVAPAAPLRPHSCRRLQVLGGLGILKSAGRVNFRCFGPLSIRGKPKPPIWDQKKPKLQTVSAGSQQKRVRLKPSRGAGRVLGRGSQRPAETDPETTDLRERKRDGRRKRENSKVWSVPMNVRMQDLEKEQGSAGVSAPWLLLTLDPEDHKEMGKISTKRRNLRPKPKHNQ; the protein is encoded by the exons ATGCGGGCCTCTGGGGACTGTCAGGAGATGATCTGTGTCACCTGCCGATTCTACCTCACTTCAGTCCATGCCAGGTGGCGAGAGCGCAGGTGTGAGAAGGTAGGCCGGCCAGAGAAACCAGGACGTTGCGGGGAGCCCAAGCAACAGGTGGGGGCCACTGTTAAGGTCAGGGAGGTTCCTCCTACCGCCAACTTCCTGCGGTGGCCCCCCG AGCTCTGGTTATATGGAGGTAACATACAGCTCCCTCTTGTTCCTACCAACTCCTTCAGCTGTCACACATCTCCCCAGTTCTCATATAGGTTCAATGCCATCTCTCCCTTTCCACCTGCTGGACTTGGCTGTGACCATGTGGCCTTAGCTGCTGCGGATCCCCTGGGCGCGCCAGGGGTAGCAACTCACTGGGCAGAGGGCCTGTCCGTGGCGCCGGCGGCTCCCCTAAGGCCCCACTCATGCCGGCGGTTGCAGGTACTGGGTGGTCTTGGCATTCTCAAGAGCGCAGGAAGAGTCAATTTTAGGTGCTTTGGGCCACTAAGTATCCGCGGCAAGCCGAAGCCCCCGATCTGGGACCAAAAGAAGCCGAAGCTGCAGACAGTGTCAGCGGGATCCCAGCAGAAGAGGGTGAGGCTGAAGCCTTCCCGGGGCGCGGGCCGAGTGCTGGGGCGAGGTAGTCAGCGACCCGCTGAGACCGACCCAGAGACGACGGAtctgagggagagaaagagggatgggagaaggaagagagagaactcTAAGGTCTGGTCAGTCCCGATGAACGTAAGGATGCAGGACTTAGAGAAAGAACAAGGGTCAGCTGGAGTCAGTGCCCCTTGGTTACTGCTCACTCTGGACCCAGAAGATCACAAAGAGATGGGAAAAATTTCGACTAAAAGGAGAAATTTAAgaccaaaaccaaaacacaacCAGTAA
- the PAX9 gene encoding paired box protein Pax-9 isoform X1 codes for MEPAFGEVNQLGGVFVNGRPLPNAIRLRIVELAQLGIRPCDISRQLRVSHGCVSKILARYNETGSILPGAIGGSKPRVTTPTVVKHIRTYKQRDPGIFAWEIRDRLLADGVCDKYNVPSVSSISRILRNKIGNLAQQGHYDSYKQHQPTPQPALPYNHIYSYPSPITAAAAKVPTPPGVPAIPGSVAMPRTWPSSHSVTDILGIRSITDQAVSDSSPYHSPKVEEWSSLGRNNFPATAPHAVNGLEKGVLEQEAKYGQAPNGLPAVGSFVSASSMAPYPTPAQVSPYMTYSAAPSGYVAGHGWQHAGSTPLSPHNCDIPASLAFKGMQAAREGSHSVTASAL; via the exons ATGG AGCCAGCCTTCGGGGAGGTGAACCAGCTGGGAGGAGTGTTCGTGAACGGGAGGCCGCTGCCCAACGCCATCCGGCTTCGCATCGTGGAACTGGCCCAACTGGGCATCCGACCGTGTGACATCAGCCGGCAGCTACGGGTCTCGCACGGCTGCGTCAGCAAGATCCTGGCGCGATACAACGAGACGGGCTCGATCTTGCCTGGAGCCATCGGGGGCAGCAAGCCCCGGGTCACTACCCCCACCGTGGTGAAACACATCCGGACCTACAAGCAGAGGGACCCCGGCATCTTCGCCTGGGAGATCCGGGACCGCCTGCTGGCGGACGGTGTGTGCGACAAGTACAACGTGCCCTCCGTGAGCTCCATCAGCCGTATTCTGCGCAACAAGATCGGCAACTTGGCCCAGCAGGGTCATTACGACTCATACAAGCAGCACCAGCCGACGCCGCAGCCAGCGCTGCCCTACAACCACATCTACTCGTACCCCAGCCCTATCACGGCGGCGGCCGCCAAGGTGCCCACGCCACCCGGGGTGCCTGCCATCCCCGGTTCGGTGGCCATGCCGCGCACCTGGCCCTCCTCGCACTCCGTCACAGACATCCTGGGCATCCGCTCCATCACCGACCAAG CAGTGAGCGACAGCTCCCCCTACCACAGCCCCAAGGTGGAGGAGTGGAGCAGCCTGGGCCGCAACAACTTCCCCGCCACCGCCCCGCACGCGGTGAACGGGTTGGAAAAGGGAGTCCTGGAGCAGGAAGCCAAGTACGGTCAG GCGCCAAATGGTCTCCCAGCTGTGGGCAGTTTTGTGTCAGCATCCAGCATGGCTCCTTACCCTACCCCGGCCCAAGTGTCGCCTTACATGACCTACAGCGCTGCTCCTTCTGGTTATGTTGCTGGACATGGGTGGCAACATGCTGGCAGCACCCCATTGTCACCCCACAACTGTGACATTCCCGCATCGCTGGCGTTCAAGGGAATGCAGGCAGCCAGAGAAGGTAGTCATTCTGTCACGGCTTCCGCACTCTGA
- the PAX9 gene encoding paired box protein Pax-9 isoform X3 has product MEPAFGEVNQLGGVFVNGRPLPNAIRLRIVELAQLGIRPCDISRQLRVSHGCVSKILARYNETGSILPGAIGGSKPRVTTPTVVKHIRTYKQRDPGIFAWEIRDRLLADGVCDKYNVPSVSSISRILRNKIGNLAQQGHYDSYKQHQPTPQPALPYNHIYSYPSPITAAAAKVPTPPGVPAIPGSVAMPRTWPSSHSVTDILGIRSITDQGAKWSPSCGQFCVSIQHGSLPYPGPSVALHDLQRCSFWLCCWTWVATCWQHPIVTPQL; this is encoded by the exons ATGG AGCCAGCCTTCGGGGAGGTGAACCAGCTGGGAGGAGTGTTCGTGAACGGGAGGCCGCTGCCCAACGCCATCCGGCTTCGCATCGTGGAACTGGCCCAACTGGGCATCCGACCGTGTGACATCAGCCGGCAGCTACGGGTCTCGCACGGCTGCGTCAGCAAGATCCTGGCGCGATACAACGAGACGGGCTCGATCTTGCCTGGAGCCATCGGGGGCAGCAAGCCCCGGGTCACTACCCCCACCGTGGTGAAACACATCCGGACCTACAAGCAGAGGGACCCCGGCATCTTCGCCTGGGAGATCCGGGACCGCCTGCTGGCGGACGGTGTGTGCGACAAGTACAACGTGCCCTCCGTGAGCTCCATCAGCCGTATTCTGCGCAACAAGATCGGCAACTTGGCCCAGCAGGGTCATTACGACTCATACAAGCAGCACCAGCCGACGCCGCAGCCAGCGCTGCCCTACAACCACATCTACTCGTACCCCAGCCCTATCACGGCGGCGGCCGCCAAGGTGCCCACGCCACCCGGGGTGCCTGCCATCCCCGGTTCGGTGGCCATGCCGCGCACCTGGCCCTCCTCGCACTCCGTCACAGACATCCTGGGCATCCGCTCCATCACCGACCAAG GCGCCAAATGGTCTCCCAGCTGTGGGCAGTTTTGTGTCAGCATCCAGCATGGCTCCTTACCCTACCCCGGCCCAAGTGTCGCCTTACATGACCTACAGCGCTGCTCCTTCTGGTTATGTTGCTGGACATGGGTGGCAACATGCTGGCAGCACCCCATTGTCACCCCACAACTGTGA